One genomic window of Borreliella garinii includes the following:
- the dnaG gene encoding DNA primase, producing the protein MEHLQTTASIKAKFDIVAIVEQYIKLVKSGSTYKGLCPFHAEKTPSFFVNSLQGYFYCFGCKKSGDVIAFLMDMEKINYNDALKILCEKFGIYYNDLKINRKNEKKSENKDMVSKIYSLNSRLVNTIKFFLNKNQKALDYVLKSRAISKEVVDLFELGYLPFNIKDGLELHDFLVSKGYSSEILRKSGLFSKTNPKASILSQRLIFPIKDFKGNVVGFGGRDLDGKGSKYINLSETEVFKKKELLYGFYEGLNEIKSTKSVILVEGYIDVLAFFTSGIKRAVSTLGTSFSKEHLALIQRYADEIIFSFDGDDAGLSATLKAYQICLPFNINVSVVKMDFGLDPADLLKDKGEGSLQKILDNKCDAFEYLLDAYSNKYDLNKTVDLNAMINLFLNLINLSKIDTQKKIFLDKLSNKLGVGVTTLLKDYYRIKERFVVDNNKRNLYAHNDDSYERYLIVALLKNFSYFGIIRRNIIDSDLIDIDARKIFMCFEDLFENNKDFSLMDLKRNLKDSYKVSEFFFEEILNSGFEVDDEALIHILIAIKRRKLDSRVLLCKKKIDGDSLVNAKIQINELMFLNMQRKNLKIYTDDVPGS; encoded by the coding sequence ATGGAGCATTTACAAACTACAGCTTCAATTAAAGCTAAATTTGATATTGTAGCTATTGTGGAGCAATATATTAAGCTTGTTAAATCGGGATCTACTTATAAGGGGCTATGTCCTTTTCATGCTGAGAAAACCCCTTCTTTTTTTGTAAATTCTTTGCAAGGATATTTTTATTGTTTTGGATGTAAAAAGAGTGGGGATGTTATTGCATTTTTAATGGATATGGAAAAAATCAATTACAATGATGCTCTTAAGATTTTATGTGAAAAATTTGGTATTTATTATAATGATTTAAAAATAAATCGAAAAAATGAAAAAAAAAGTGAAAATAAAGACATGGTTTCAAAAATTTACTCTTTAAACTCTAGATTAGTCAATACTATTAAATTTTTTTTGAATAAAAATCAAAAAGCATTAGATTACGTTTTAAAGAGTAGAGCAATATCTAAGGAAGTAGTTGATTTATTTGAACTTGGTTATTTGCCGTTTAATATTAAAGATGGCTTAGAGCTTCATGATTTTTTAGTTTCAAAAGGATACTCTTCTGAAATACTAAGGAAAAGTGGTTTATTCTCAAAAACAAATCCCAAAGCTTCTATTTTATCTCAAAGATTAATTTTTCCAATTAAAGATTTTAAAGGAAACGTTGTTGGCTTTGGGGGTCGAGATTTAGATGGGAAAGGCTCTAAGTATATTAATTTAAGCGAAACTGAAGTTTTTAAAAAAAAGGAGCTTCTTTATGGATTTTATGAGGGTCTTAATGAGATTAAATCTACAAAGTCAGTTATATTAGTAGAAGGATATATAGATGTTCTTGCCTTTTTTACATCTGGGATTAAGAGAGCTGTATCTACTCTTGGCACTTCTTTTTCAAAAGAACATCTGGCTTTGATTCAAAGATATGCCGATGAAATAATATTTTCTTTTGACGGGGATGATGCTGGGCTTTCTGCAACTTTAAAGGCTTATCAAATTTGTTTGCCATTTAATATTAATGTTAGTGTTGTTAAAATGGATTTTGGCCTTGATCCTGCGGATCTTCTTAAAGATAAAGGTGAGGGATCTTTACAAAAAATTTTAGATAATAAATGCGATGCTTTTGAGTATCTCTTAGATGCTTATTCTAATAAATATGATTTAAATAAAACTGTAGATTTAAATGCTATGATTAATTTATTTTTAAATTTGATAAATTTATCTAAAATAGATACTCAAAAAAAAATTTTTTTAGACAAGCTAAGCAATAAGCTTGGTGTTGGTGTTACAACTTTATTGAAAGATTATTATAGAATAAAAGAAAGATTTGTAGTTGACAATAATAAAAGAAATTTGTATGCTCATAATGATGATTCTTATGAGAGGTATCTAATAGTAGCTTTGTTGAAAAATTTTAGTTATTTTGGTATAATAAGGCGCAATATTATTGATAGTGATTTAATTGATATCGATGCCAGAAAAATTTTTATGTGTTTTGAGGATTTATTTGAAAATAATAAAGATTTTTCATTAATGGATTTAAAAAGAAATTTAAAAGATAGCTATAAAGTTAGTGAATTTTTTTTTGAAGAAATTTTAAATTCTGGATTTGAAGTAGATGATGAGGCGCTCATTCATATTTTAATTGCAATCAAGAGAAGAAAATTAGATTCTCGTGTTTTGCTTTGCAAAAAAAAAATTGATGGGGACTCTTTGGTAAATGCTAAGATTCAAATAAATGAATTAATGTTTTTAAATATGCAGAGAAAAAATTTAAAAATCTACACAGACGATGTTCCAGGGAGTTAA
- the rpoD gene encoding RNA polymerase sigma factor RpoD, translated as MSDLEKKYSKLIEGIVAHLGDRKSLSFSELSNLLPDDILEPEILDFICSILEDRGIILVNKISELDLVGTEDGNDEEEESEIESDRNFMILDDGFQSEEDIDINGKLDDCDEEDISIKDDLGSGYIKSNALKDSHSEDPIKLYLKEIGKEFLLTGNQEVELAKQMDSGESIIENILKNEGLVIENYYNLINTIYSRMEREEFFKREKDKDKESNPDYYNKKKRIASFYKVPLKPIQDRLISYVDSKHRVYELGGDIFEKNLKSERLALKELLRNVPLYQDELRIFSDDYIDSANKIKDLQRQQRIILSRLKIEKIRDLRVLGRDLTIAEKRIEIEKSLKLKEDAIKEQITEAQLAQKELERIEMYYEYPMDKIISMSEEIAKGKQMMQHAKDQLIKANLRLVVSIAKKYANRGLHFFDLVQEGNIGLIKAVEKFEYKRGFKFSTYATWWIRQAITRSISDQARTIRVPVHMIEQINRLNRETRYLVQVLGKDPTDEELSDRLGWELKKVKTVKSVSREPVSLETPIGEEEDSVLSDFIEDKAIKNPANHTSFVVLQDQIRSILGTLPEREQEVVKMRFGLEDGYSLTLEEVGLHFNVTRERIRQIESKALRRLKNPKKTQKLKDYLEDLN; from the coding sequence TTGTCCGATTTGGAAAAGAAATATTCGAAGCTTATAGAGGGTATTGTTGCTCATTTGGGAGATAGGAAATCTCTTAGTTTTAGTGAATTATCAAATTTACTTCCCGATGATATATTAGAGCCAGAGATACTTGATTTTATTTGTTCGATACTTGAGGATAGGGGAATAATATTGGTTAATAAAATTTCAGAATTGGATCTGGTCGGCACCGAAGATGGAAATGATGAAGAGGAAGAGTCAGAGATTGAATCTGATAGAAATTTTATGATTTTAGATGATGGTTTTCAAAGTGAGGAAGATATTGATATTAATGGGAAGCTGGATGATTGTGATGAAGAAGATATTTCTATAAAGGATGATTTAGGTTCAGGGTATATTAAAAGTAATGCCTTAAAAGATAGTCACTCAGAAGATCCAATAAAGCTTTATTTAAAGGAAATAGGAAAAGAGTTTTTATTAACAGGAAATCAAGAAGTTGAACTTGCAAAGCAAATGGATTCTGGGGAGAGTATAATTGAGAATATTCTTAAGAATGAGGGACTTGTTATAGAAAATTATTATAATCTTATTAATACTATTTATTCAAGAATGGAAAGGGAAGAGTTTTTTAAAAGAGAAAAAGATAAGGATAAAGAGAGTAATCCCGATTATTATAATAAAAAAAAAAGAATTGCCTCTTTTTACAAAGTTCCTTTAAAACCAATTCAAGATCGTTTAATAAGTTATGTAGATAGTAAGCATAGGGTATATGAGCTTGGGGGGGATATTTTTGAAAAGAATTTAAAAAGTGAAAGATTGGCCCTAAAAGAGCTTTTAAGAAATGTTCCTTTATATCAAGATGAACTAAGGATTTTTTCAGATGATTATATTGACTCTGCTAACAAAATAAAGGATTTGCAAAGACAGCAAAGAATAATTTTAAGCAGGTTGAAAATTGAAAAAATAAGAGACTTAAGGGTACTTGGAAGAGATTTAACTATTGCTGAAAAAAGAATAGAGATAGAAAAATCTCTTAAACTTAAAGAAGATGCTATCAAAGAGCAGATTACAGAGGCTCAACTTGCTCAGAAAGAACTTGAGAGAATTGAAATGTATTATGAATATCCAATGGATAAAATAATAAGCATGTCAGAAGAAATTGCTAAAGGAAAACAAATGATGCAGCATGCTAAAGATCAGTTAATTAAGGCTAATTTAAGGCTTGTTGTAAGCATTGCTAAAAAATATGCAAATAGAGGTCTTCATTTTTTTGATCTTGTTCAAGAAGGCAATATTGGATTAATTAAAGCTGTTGAAAAGTTTGAATATAAGAGAGGTTTTAAGTTTTCAACTTATGCTACCTGGTGGATTAGACAGGCGATAACAAGATCTATTTCTGATCAAGCTCGTACAATTAGAGTTCCTGTACATATGATTGAACAAATAAATAGGCTTAATAGAGAAACTAGATATTTAGTTCAAGTTTTGGGAAAAGATCCTACAGATGAAGAGCTCTCAGACAGACTTGGATGGGAGCTTAAAAAGGTTAAAACCGTAAAAAGTGTTTCAAGGGAGCCTGTTTCTCTTGAAACGCCAATTGGAGAAGAAGAAGATTCTGTTCTTAGCGATTTTATTGAGGATAAGGCAATAAAAAATCCTGCAAATCATACATCCTTTGTGGTTTTGCAAGATCAAATAAGATCAATTCTTGGGACTCTTCCCGAAAGAGAACAAGAAGTTGTAAAAATGAGATTTGGACTTGAAGATGGTTATTCTTTAACTCTTGAAGAGGTTGGACTTCATTTTAATGTTACAAGAGAAAGAATTAGGCAAATTGAATCTAAGGCATTAAGGCGACTTAAAAATCCCAAAAAAACTCAAAAATTAAAAGATTATCTTGAAGATTTAAATTGA
- the mltG gene encoding endolytic transglycosylase MltG, with protein MLIKIGKVFILFFFLGSVFSIFIYFLNLSSLANDLVYEFDIEKGWGVKKIAKELKKQKLIKSELLLVFISYIFGSDKQFKEGRYLINSDLSTFEIYKEFLRGSSNINIDVTIPEGYTSRRIASKLKEFAVIDDVKDFLFLINEKSFIYELGFDYDSLEGFLFPDTYKFYKGMEIKNIVRMFVDNFFNKLKSIGVVFSDYSSKDLYNRVIIASIVEREYRVKSEASTMSSVFYNRIKSGMALQSCATIEYIITEELGRSHPKRIYFSDLEIDSPYNTYINKGYPPTPISNAGIISLQAAFFPKDTQYLFFVVQDSKLGTHQFSSDYSSHLLGAKDYIKNFITKD; from the coding sequence GTGCTTATTAAAATTGGGAAAGTATTTATTCTTTTTTTCTTTTTAGGATCTGTTTTTTCAATTTTTATATATTTTTTAAATCTATCTTCTTTAGCAAATGATTTAGTCTATGAATTTGATATTGAGAAAGGTTGGGGAGTTAAAAAAATAGCTAAAGAATTAAAAAAACAAAAATTAATTAAATCCGAATTGCTTCTTGTTTTTATTTCGTATATTTTTGGTAGTGACAAACAATTTAAAGAGGGAAGATATTTAATCAATAGCGATCTTTCTACATTTGAGATATATAAAGAGTTTTTAAGGGGATCTTCTAATATAAATATTGATGTTACAATACCCGAAGGATATACTAGCAGAAGAATTGCTTCTAAGCTTAAAGAATTTGCTGTTATTGATGATGTTAAAGATTTTCTTTTTTTGATCAACGAAAAATCATTTATTTACGAGCTTGGATTTGACTATGATTCTCTTGAAGGATTTTTATTCCCAGATACCTATAAATTTTATAAAGGTATGGAAATAAAGAATATTGTTCGCATGTTTGTTGACAATTTTTTTAATAAGCTTAAATCTATAGGTGTTGTTTTTAGTGATTATTCAAGTAAAGATCTTTACAATAGAGTAATAATAGCATCTATTGTTGAGCGTGAGTATAGAGTTAAAAGTGAAGCTTCAACTATGTCTTCGGTTTTTTATAACAGAATAAAATCCGGTATGGCATTACAATCTTGCGCTACTATTGAATATATTATTACAGAGGAGCTAGGACGAAGTCATCCCAAAAGAATTTATTTTTCAGATTTAGAGATAGATTCTCCCTATAATACATATATTAATAAAGGGTATCCTCCTACTCCAATTTCAAATGCTGGTATTATTTCGCTGCAAGCAGCTTTTTTCCCTAAAGATACGCAATATTTATTTTTTGTGGTACAAGACTCTAAGTTGGGCACACATCAATTTTCATCAGATTATTCTTCACATCTTTTAGGAGCAAAAGATTATATTAAGAATTTTATTACTAAGGATTAA
- a CDS encoding zinc ribbon domain-containing protein, with protein sequence MENNIDTLKKLEIIYKSKFELEERRKSIPRYLEMKKIQIEELSKALIDLQEKFKEYQKEDSALKLDIQDINSRKSKAEEKIDSIKTQREYEALEKELQVIIDDEVTIRKKMTHVNGLKTKVEKEILDLNERHSKEEECFRAESNSLELELLEIKNKLLEIESEELNCASKMNEDFLFKFQRIIRNKSNGVVPLINNVCKGCHMILPVEFANKVRREPNDIKFCPYCSRILYYQDKIRISDEIIPGSLADLVE encoded by the coding sequence ATGGAGAATAATATTGATACATTAAAGAAACTTGAAATTATATATAAATCTAAGTTTGAGCTTGAGGAAAGGCGAAAAAGTATTCCTAGGTATTTAGAGATGAAAAAAATTCAGATTGAAGAATTATCGAAAGCTCTTATTGATTTGCAAGAAAAGTTTAAGGAATATCAAAAAGAAGACTCTGCTTTAAAGTTAGATATTCAAGATATTAATTCAAGAAAGAGCAAGGCAGAAGAAAAAATTGATAGCATTAAAACGCAAAGAGAATATGAAGCTCTTGAAAAAGAACTGCAAGTTATTATTGACGATGAAGTTACAATTAGGAAAAAGATGACACATGTTAATGGGCTTAAAACTAAAGTGGAAAAGGAAATATTAGATCTCAACGAGAGGCACAGTAAAGAAGAAGAATGTTTTAGAGCTGAAAGTAATAGTTTAGAGTTAGAGCTTTTAGAAATTAAAAATAAGCTTTTAGAAATAGAGAGTGAAGAGCTAAATTGTGCTTCTAAGATGAATGAAGATTTTTTATTTAAATTTCAAAGAATAATAAGAAATAAGTCAAATGGAGTTGTGCCTTTGATTAATAATGTTTGTAAAGGTTGTCATATGATACTTCCTGTTGAATTTGCAAATAAAGTAAGACGTGAGCCCAACGATATTAAATTTTGTCCTTATTGTAGTAGAATACTCTATTATCAGGATAAAATTCGAATAAGTGATGAAATAATTCCTGGTAGTTTGGCAGATCTTGTTGAATAA